One window from the genome of Pseudomonas frederiksbergensis encodes:
- the hslU gene encoding ATP-dependent protease ATPase subunit HslU, giving the protein MSMTPREIVHELNRHIIGQDDAKRAVAIALRNRWRRMQLPEELRVEVTPKNILMIGPTGVGKTEIARRLAKLANAPFIKVEATKFTEVGYVGRDVESIIRDLADAAIKLLREQEITKVRHRAEDAAEERILDALLPPARMGFNADSAATQDSNTRQLFRKRLREGQLDDKEIEIEVAEMAGVDISAPPGMEEMTNQLQSLFANMGKGKKKSRKLKVKEALKLVRDEEASRLVNEEELKAKALEAVEQHGIVFIDEIDKVAKRGNVGGADVSREGVQRDLLPLIEGCTVNTKLGMVKTDHILFIASGAFHLSKPSDLVPELQGRLPIRVELKALSPEDFERILSEPHASLTEQYCALLKTEGLNIEFAPEGIKRLAQIAWQVNEKTENIGARRLHTLLERLLEEVSFSAGDLASVHNEAPIRIDAEYVNSHLGELAQNEDLSRYIL; this is encoded by the coding sequence ATGTCCATGACTCCCCGCGAAATCGTCCACGAACTCAACCGCCATATCATCGGCCAGGACGATGCCAAGCGCGCCGTCGCCATCGCCCTGCGTAACCGCTGGCGCCGGATGCAGTTGCCCGAAGAGCTGCGCGTCGAAGTGACCCCCAAGAACATCCTGATGATCGGCCCGACCGGTGTCGGCAAGACCGAAATCGCCCGCCGCCTGGCCAAGCTCGCCAACGCGCCGTTCATCAAGGTCGAAGCCACCAAGTTCACCGAAGTCGGTTATGTCGGCCGCGACGTCGAGTCGATCATCCGTGACCTGGCCGACGCCGCGATCAAGCTGCTGCGCGAACAGGAAATCACCAAGGTCCGCCATCGCGCCGAAGACGCCGCCGAAGAACGCATCCTCGACGCGCTTTTGCCGCCAGCGCGCATGGGCTTCAACGCCGACTCCGCCGCGACCCAGGATTCCAACACCCGCCAACTGTTCCGCAAGCGCCTGCGCGAAGGCCAGCTGGACGACAAGGAGATCGAGATCGAAGTGGCCGAGATGGCCGGCGTCGACATCTCCGCGCCGCCGGGCATGGAAGAAATGACCAACCAGTTGCAGAGCCTGTTCGCCAACATGGGCAAGGGCAAGAAGAAAAGCCGCAAGCTCAAGGTCAAGGAAGCGCTGAAACTGGTACGCGATGAAGAGGCGAGTCGCCTGGTCAACGAAGAAGAGTTGAAGGCCAAGGCCCTGGAAGCGGTCGAGCAGCACGGCATCGTGTTCATCGACGAGATCGACAAGGTCGCCAAGCGCGGCAATGTCGGCGGCGCCGATGTGTCCCGCGAAGGCGTGCAACGCGACCTGCTGCCGCTGATCGAAGGCTGCACCGTCAATACCAAGCTGGGCATGGTCAAGACCGACCACATCCTGTTCATCGCTTCCGGCGCATTCCACCTGAGCAAGCCGAGCGACCTGGTGCCGGAGCTGCAGGGCCGCTTGCCGATCCGTGTCGAACTCAAGGCGTTGTCGCCAGAGGATTTCGAACGCATCCTGAGCGAGCCCCACGCGTCGCTGACCGAGCAGTATTGCGCGCTGCTCAAGACCGAAGGCTTGAACATCGAGTTCGCGCCCGAAGGCATCAAGCGCCTGGCGCAGATTGCCTGGCAGGTCAACGAGAAGACCGAGAACATCGGTGCCCGCCGCCTGCACACGCTGCTTGAGCGTTTGCTTGAGGAAGTCTCGTTCAGCGCCGGCGACCTGGCGAGCGTCCATAACGAAGCGCCGATCCGCATCGATGCCGAGTACGTCAACAGTCACCTGGGCGAGTTGGCGCAGAACGAAGACCTGTCGCGGTATATCCTGTAA
- the hslV gene encoding ATP-dependent protease subunit HslV, with protein MTTIVSVRRHGKVVMGGDGQVSLGNTVMKGNAKKVRRLYHGQVIAGFAGATADAFTLFERFEGQLEKHQGHLVRAAVELAKEWRTDRSLSRLEAMLAVANKDASLIITGNGDVVEPEDGLIAMGSGGAYAQAAASALLKKTDLSAREIVETALGIAGDICVFTNHTQTIEEQDLAE; from the coding sequence TTGACCACCATCGTTTCAGTCCGCCGTCACGGCAAAGTCGTCATGGGCGGCGACGGCCAGGTTTCACTGGGCAACACCGTGATGAAAGGCAACGCGAAGAAAGTCCGCCGCCTGTACCACGGCCAGGTCATCGCCGGTTTCGCCGGGGCCACCGCCGACGCCTTCACCCTGTTCGAGCGTTTCGAAGGCCAACTTGAAAAACACCAGGGCCATCTGGTTCGCGCCGCCGTCGAGCTGGCGAAGGAATGGCGTACCGACCGCTCACTGAGCCGCCTCGAAGCCATGCTCGCAGTCGCCAACAAGGACGCCTCCCTGATCATCACCGGCAACGGCGACGTCGTCGAGCCCGAGGATGGCCTGATCGCCATGGGTTCCGGTGGCGCCTACGCCCAGGCCGCCGCCAGCGCACTGCTGAAGAAGACCGATCTGTCGGCCCGCGAAATCGTCGAGACAGCCCTGGGCATTGCCGGCGATATCTGCGTATTCACCAACCACACCCAGACCATTGAGGAGCAGGACCTCGCCGAGTAA
- a CDS encoding SPOR domain-containing protein, protein MAAKKKPAPKRGASRYQPPAKQPIPGWLWMAIGLTVGAFIVFLMKLEPGQGDDVKRVRQEQQKATRIAEANKTPPSPTQPVKPKYDFYTLLPESEVIVPPEAVPEKTLPTPQVPQVPTTPVTPAEAAKIDTARAQAALAGITPPPAPPVQKAAPVTKFFLQAGSFRKEADADKVRAQIILLGQSVSVESGTVKEETWYRVLVGPFSNREELTKAQKLLAGSGFSNLLLQQRQSR, encoded by the coding sequence TTGGCCGCCAAGAAGAAACCAGCCCCCAAACGCGGTGCCAGTCGTTACCAGCCCCCGGCCAAACAGCCGATTCCGGGCTGGTTGTGGATGGCGATCGGCCTGACCGTCGGCGCTTTCATTGTATTTCTGATGAAGCTGGAGCCGGGCCAGGGCGACGACGTCAAGCGCGTGCGCCAGGAGCAGCAAAAGGCCACCCGGATCGCCGAGGCCAACAAGACTCCGCCGAGCCCGACGCAACCGGTGAAACCGAAATACGACTTCTATACCCTGTTGCCGGAATCGGAAGTCATCGTGCCGCCCGAGGCCGTGCCGGAGAAAACCCTGCCGACGCCGCAAGTACCCCAGGTGCCGACCACGCCGGTGACCCCGGCCGAAGCAGCGAAGATCGACACCGCCCGCGCCCAGGCGGCATTGGCCGGCATCACGCCGCCACCCGCGCCGCCCGTACAGAAGGCTGCGCCAGTGACGAAGTTTTTCTTGCAGGCCGGCTCGTTCCGCAAGGAAGCCGATGCCGACAAGGTGCGGGCGCAGATCATTCTGCTGGGCCAGTCGGTGTCGGTGGAGTCCGGGACGGTGAAGGAAGAAACCTGGTACCGAGTATTGGTCGGGCCGTTCAGCAACCGCGAGGAACTGACCAAGGCCCAGAAACTATTGGCGGGCAGCGGCTTCAGCAACCTGTTGTTACAACAACGTCAGAGCCGCTGA
- the argS gene encoding arginine--tRNA ligase, which produces MKDTIRQLIQQAITQLVTEGVLPEGVSPAIQVENTRDKTHGDFASNIAMMLAKPAGMKPRDLAEKIIAALPSDENVTKAEIAGPGFINFFQNTQALASRLDAALTDERLGVRKAGPLQRTVVDLSAPNLAKEMHVGHLRSTIIGDGVARVLEFLGDTVIRQNHVGDWGTQFGMLMAYLQENPITSDELSDLENFYRAAKQRFDESPEFADRARGLVVKLQAGDAECLALWTKFKDISLSHCQKIYELLNVKLTMADVMGESAYNDDLVNVVNDLRAKGMLVESNGAQCVFLDQFKTADGEPLPVIIVKADGGYLYATTDLAAVRYRNRVLKADRVLYFVDQRQALHFQQVFEVARLAGFVTHPMEMEHMGFGTMNGADGRPFKTRDGGTVKLIDLLTEAQDRAYTLVKGKNPDLAEDELRNIAKVVGIDAVKYADLSKHRTSDYSFNFDLMLNFEGNTAPYLLYAYTRVAGVFRKLGKRFDEVDGQIVLEAAHEQELAARLAQFGEVLNNVAEKGTPHTLCAYLYDVAGLFSSFYENCPILSAETPAQMQSRLRLAALTGRTLKQGLELLGLETLERM; this is translated from the coding sequence ATGAAAGACACCATTCGCCAGCTTATCCAGCAAGCCATCACCCAACTCGTCACTGAAGGTGTGCTGCCAGAAGGCGTGTCGCCGGCGATTCAGGTCGAGAACACCCGTGACAAGACCCACGGCGACTTCGCCAGCAACATCGCGATGATGCTCGCCAAGCCGGCCGGCATGAAACCTCGCGACCTGGCAGAAAAAATCATCGCCGCGCTGCCGTCCGACGAAAACGTCACCAAGGCCGAGATTGCCGGCCCCGGCTTCATCAATTTCTTCCAGAACACCCAGGCCCTGGCCTCGCGCCTCGACGCCGCCCTGACCGACGAACGCCTCGGCGTGCGCAAGGCCGGCCCGCTGCAGCGCACCGTAGTCGACCTCTCGGCCCCTAACCTCGCCAAGGAAATGCACGTCGGCCACCTGCGTTCGACCATCATTGGCGATGGCGTGGCGCGCGTGCTGGAGTTTCTCGGCGACACCGTGATCCGCCAGAACCACGTGGGCGACTGGGGCACCCAGTTCGGCATGTTGATGGCCTACCTGCAGGAAAACCCCATCACCAGCGACGAGCTGTCGGACCTGGAAAATTTCTACCGCGCCGCCAAGCAACGCTTTGACGAGTCACCCGAATTCGCCGACCGCGCCCGTGGCCTGGTGGTCAAGTTGCAGGCCGGCGACGCCGAGTGCCTGGCGTTGTGGACCAAGTTCAAGGACATCTCGCTGTCCCACTGCCAGAAAATCTACGAGCTGCTGAACGTCAAGCTGACCATGGCCGACGTGATGGGCGAAAGCGCCTACAACGATGACCTGGTCAACGTGGTCAACGATCTCCGCGCCAAGGGCATGCTGGTGGAAAGCAACGGCGCCCAGTGCGTGTTCCTCGACCAGTTCAAGACCGCCGATGGCGAGCCGCTGCCGGTGATCATCGTCAAGGCCGATGGCGGCTATCTCTACGCCACCACCGACCTGGCGGCCGTGCGCTACCGCAACCGCGTGCTCAAGGCTGATCGCGTCCTGTATTTCGTCGACCAGCGCCAGGCACTGCATTTCCAGCAGGTGTTTGAAGTCGCTCGACTGGCCGGTTTCGTGACCCATCCGATGGAAATGGAGCACATGGGCTTCGGCACCATGAACGGCGCCGACGGTCGCCCATTCAAGACCCGCGACGGTGGCACCGTAAAGTTGATCGACCTGCTGACCGAAGCCCAGGACCGCGCCTACACCCTGGTCAAGGGCAAGAACCCGGACCTGGCCGAAGACGAACTGCGCAACATTGCCAAGGTCGTGGGCATCGACGCGGTGAAATACGCCGACCTGTCCAAGCACCGCACCAGCGACTACAGCTTCAACTTCGACCTGATGCTCAATTTCGAAGGCAACACCGCGCCGTACCTGCTGTACGCCTACACCCGCGTGGCGGGCGTGTTCCGCAAGCTTGGCAAGCGCTTCGACGAAGTGGATGGCCAGATCGTCCTCGAGGCCGCCCATGAGCAGGAGCTGGCGGCCAGGCTGGCCCAGTTCGGTGAAGTACTGAACAACGTCGCCGAAAAAGGCACGCCGCATACCTTGTGCGCATACCTGTACGACGTTGCCGGCCTGTTCTCCAGTTTCTACGAAAACTGCCCAATCCTCAGCGCCGAGACACCGGCACAGATGCAAAGCCGCCTGCGCCTCGCCGCACTGACCGGGCGTACGCTCAAGCAAGGCCTGGAATTGCTGGGCCTGGAAACGCTGGAGCGCATGTAA
- a CDS encoding primosomal protein N' — protein MPDAILRLALPSPLRRLFDYRAPAGVPRAQLQPGMRLRVPFGRREMIGILVEVTDHSEVPVDKLKPALALLDATPALPAPLLKLCLWTAQYYQHSLGDTLSWALPTLLRQGEPAEARQERFWSVAPGASLDDPRIARAPRQREALATLAQHPHGVAHQLLSKLMLSKDSLDLLLAKDLVQVEVRRHAPGARHEHWLAQPELPLNTEQRAACEAIRAGFDNYHAFLLAGVTGSGKTEVYLQLIRQTLEAGKQALVLIPEINLGPQTLARFEQRFNARIALVHSAVNDRERLESWLAARDGEADIIIGTRSALFTPMKNPGLIIIDEEHDGSYKQQEGLRYHARDLALVRARQENIPIVLGSATPSLESLHNAYTGRYGLLRLNERAGGAKQPRFLRLDVKSRPLDSGISGPMQQAIGQTLAAGQQVLVFLNRRGFAPTLLCHDCGWMSGCERCDARMTVHQRYGELRCHHCGHSERVPRNCPQCGKVDLRPVGAGTERAEERLGILFPDYPVLRVDRDSTSRKDAMNNLFATIQKGQPCILVGTQMLAKGHHFPRVTLVSILDADGGLFSGDFRASERMAQLIVQVAGRAGRAEEPGKVIIQTHLADHPLLIQLTEQGYFAFAEQALSERRGAGLPPFAHLALLRAEAHKPGQAEGFLDEACSEAERLLAEQNLTGIELLGPVPAPMERRAGRYRAQLLLQANARAPLHRLLSAWLLLLEQMPSARAVRWSLDVDPVDLY, from the coding sequence GTGCCCGACGCCATCCTGCGCCTCGCCTTGCCATCGCCCCTGCGCCGCCTGTTCGATTATCGGGCTCCGGCCGGCGTGCCACGTGCCCAGTTGCAACCGGGCATGCGCCTGCGGGTGCCGTTCGGTCGTCGGGAAATGATCGGCATCCTGGTGGAAGTCACCGACCACAGCGAGGTGCCGGTCGACAAGCTCAAGCCGGCCCTGGCCCTGCTCGATGCCACGCCTGCGCTACCGGCGCCGCTGCTCAAGCTGTGCTTGTGGACCGCCCAGTATTACCAGCACAGCCTGGGCGACACCCTGAGTTGGGCCCTGCCGACCTTGTTGCGCCAGGGCGAGCCGGCCGAGGCGCGCCAGGAACGCTTCTGGTCGGTGGCGCCGGGCGCTTCGCTGGACGATCCGCGCATTGCCCGCGCCCCGCGCCAGCGCGAAGCCCTGGCAACCCTGGCCCAACATCCCCACGGCGTAGCGCACCAGCTGTTGAGCAAGTTGATGCTCAGCAAGGACAGCCTCGACCTGCTGCTGGCCAAAGATCTGGTCCAGGTGGAGGTCCGCCGGCATGCCCCGGGGGCACGCCATGAACATTGGCTGGCCCAGCCGGAACTGCCGCTCAATACTGAGCAACGGGCGGCTTGCGAGGCGATTCGCGCGGGCTTCGACAACTACCACGCTTTTCTTTTGGCAGGCGTCACGGGCAGCGGCAAGACCGAGGTCTACCTGCAACTGATCCGCCAGACCCTGGAAGCCGGCAAGCAGGCCCTGGTGCTGATTCCGGAAATCAACCTGGGCCCGCAAACCCTGGCGCGCTTCGAGCAGCGCTTCAATGCGCGGATCGCCCTGGTGCACTCGGCCGTCAACGACCGCGAGCGCCTGGAATCCTGGCTCGCCGCCCGGGACGGGGAGGCCGACATCATCATCGGCACCCGCTCGGCACTGTTCACCCCGATGAAAAACCCCGGTCTGATCATCATCGACGAAGAGCACGACGGCTCCTATAAACAGCAGGAAGGCCTGCGCTACCACGCCCGCGACCTGGCGCTGGTGCGCGCCCGCCAGGAGAACATCCCGATTGTGCTCGGCTCGGCCACGCCGTCCCTCGAAAGCCTGCACAACGCCTACACCGGTCGCTACGGCCTGCTGCGCCTCAACGAACGGGCCGGTGGCGCCAAGCAACCCCGTTTCTTGCGCCTTGATGTGAAAAGCCGTCCGCTGGACAGCGGTATTTCCGGGCCGATGCAGCAAGCCATCGGTCAGACGCTGGCCGCCGGGCAGCAGGTCCTGGTGTTCCTCAACCGCAGGGGGTTTGCCCCGACGCTGTTGTGCCATGACTGTGGCTGGATGTCCGGCTGCGAACGCTGCGACGCCCGGATGACGGTGCATCAGCGCTACGGCGAATTGCGCTGCCATCATTGCGGGCACTCCGAGCGGGTACCGCGCAACTGCCCGCAATGCGGGAAAGTCGACCTGCGTCCCGTGGGCGCCGGCACCGAGCGCGCCGAAGAACGGCTGGGAATTTTGTTTCCCGACTATCCCGTGCTCAGGGTGGATCGCGACAGCACCTCGCGAAAGGATGCGATGAACAATCTGTTCGCCACCATCCAGAAAGGCCAGCCATGCATCCTGGTGGGCACGCAGATGCTCGCCAAGGGCCATCACTTCCCCCGGGTGACGCTGGTGTCGATCCTGGATGCCGACGGCGGGCTGTTTTCCGGTGATTTCCGGGCCAGCGAGCGCATGGCACAGCTGATCGTCCAGGTCGCAGGCCGCGCGGGGCGCGCCGAAGAGCCGGGCAAAGTGATCATCCAGACCCACCTGGCGGATCATCCGCTGCTGATACAGTTGACCGAACAGGGCTATTTCGCGTTTGCCGAACAGGCCTTGAGCGAACGCCGTGGCGCCGGCCTGCCACCTTTCGCCCATCTGGCACTGTTGCGGGCCGAGGCTCACAAGCCGGGCCAGGCCGAAGGTTTCCTGGACGAAGCGTGCAGCGAGGCGGAACGCCTGTTGGCAGAACAGAATCTCACCGGCATCGAACTCCTGGGCCCGGTCCCGGCGCCGATGGAGCGGCGCGCCGGACGCTATCGCGCCCAGCTTCTATTGCAGGCCAATGCCCGGGCACCACTGCATCGGTTGCTGAGCGCCTGGCTGCTGTTGCTGGAACAGATGCCCAGCGCGCGCGCGGTGCGCTGGTCGCTGGATGTGGACCCGGTGGATTTGTACTGA
- the rpmE gene encoding 50S ribosomal protein L31 → MKTDIHPDYPVVAVTCSCGNKFETRSTYGKALAIDVCNECHPFYTGKQKTLDTGGRVQKFADRFGAFGAKKA, encoded by the coding sequence ATGAAAACCGATATCCATCCGGACTACCCAGTCGTTGCAGTAACCTGCAGCTGCGGCAACAAGTTCGAAACCCGTTCGACCTACGGCAAAGCCCTGGCGATCGACGTTTGCAACGAATGCCACCCGTTCTACACCGGTAAGCAAAAGACTCTGGATACCGGCGGCCGCGTTCAGAAGTTCGCCGATCGTTTCGGTGCTTTCGGCGCCAAGAAAGCCTAA
- a CDS encoding thermonuclease family protein, which translates to MKKASLVGAFFVPAIWLCGAQASCPLPGELPEAAVQRVVDGDTLYLEDGRRVRMIGLNSPELGKRGRADEPFAVAARQRLEALVAASAGRVKMSPGRDDRDDYGRTLAHVYDRQGRNLEEQLIAEGLGFVVAVAPNVDLVECQQAAERQARQARLGVWKKSPVTRAEQIKAPGFALISGRVDSVQRNRGGIWIELQGAVVLHIAPNSQRNFDASALKRLEGRTIEARGWVVDRARRGETKPGQARWMLPLTDPAMLQPVL; encoded by the coding sequence ATGAAAAAGGCGTCCCTGGTGGGCGCCTTTTTTGTGCCTGCGATTTGGCTTTGTGGTGCCCAGGCGTCTTGCCCCCTGCCGGGTGAGCTGCCCGAAGCGGCCGTACAGCGGGTGGTGGACGGCGACACCTTGTACCTTGAGGACGGTCGTCGTGTCCGCATGATCGGCCTCAACAGTCCGGAGCTGGGTAAGCGCGGGCGTGCCGACGAACCTTTTGCCGTGGCGGCGCGCCAGCGACTCGAAGCGCTGGTGGCCGCCAGTGCCGGGCGGGTCAAGATGTCGCCCGGCCGTGATGATCGCGACGATTACGGGCGCACGCTCGCCCACGTCTACGACCGCCAGGGTCGCAACCTGGAGGAGCAACTGATTGCCGAGGGGCTGGGCTTCGTGGTGGCGGTCGCGCCGAACGTCGACCTGGTCGAGTGCCAACAGGCCGCCGAGCGCCAGGCGCGGCAAGCGAGGCTCGGGGTCTGGAAGAAGTCCCCGGTCACGCGAGCGGAACAAATCAAGGCGCCCGGCTTTGCCCTGATCAGCGGCCGTGTAGACAGTGTGCAACGCAATCGCGGTGGTATCTGGATCGAACTACAAGGGGCGGTTGTCCTGCACATCGCGCCCAACTCGCAGCGAAATTTCGACGCCTCTGCGTTGAAGCGTCTTGAAGGCCGGACGATCGAGGCTCGCGGTTGGGTCGTCGATCGCGCCCGCCGTGGGGAAACCAAGCCTGGGCAGGCGCGTTGGATGTTGCCGCTGACCGATCCGGCGATGTTGCAGCCGGTGCTTTGA
- a CDS encoding malic enzyme-like NAD(P)-binding protein yields the protein MSDLKTAALEYHANPRPGKLSVELTKATATARDLSLAYSPGVAEPVREIARDPELAYKYTGKGNLVAVISDGTAILGLGNLGPLASKPVMEGKGVLFKRFAGIDVFDIEVDSESPQAFIDTVKRISITFGGINLEDIKAPECFEIERALIEQCDIPVFHDDQHGTAIVTAAGMINALEIAGKTLPEAKIVCLGAGAAAISCMKLLVSMGAKIENIFMVDRTGVIHSGRDDLNQYKAVFAHATDKRSLADALDGADVFVGLSGPNLLSAENLLRMAPNPIVFACSNPDPEISPELAHATRSDVIMATGRSDYPNQVNNVLGFPFIFRGALDVRAKRINEEMKVAAANALRELAKLPVPQEVCDAYGGIKLEFGREYIIPKPMDARLITLISDAVAKAAIETGVATLPYPKNYPLKSVDDVFNG from the coding sequence ATGTCTGATCTGAAAACTGCCGCTCTCGAATATCACGCTAATCCTCGTCCGGGTAAGCTGAGTGTCGAGCTCACCAAGGCCACCGCTACTGCCCGCGACCTGTCGCTGGCCTACAGCCCCGGCGTAGCCGAACCAGTGCGTGAAATCGCTCGCGACCCTGAGCTGGCCTACAAATACACCGGCAAGGGCAACCTGGTTGCAGTCATTTCCGATGGCACCGCGATTCTCGGCCTGGGTAACCTAGGTCCATTGGCTTCCAAGCCGGTCATGGAAGGCAAGGGTGTTCTGTTCAAGCGCTTCGCCGGCATCGACGTGTTCGACATCGAAGTCGATTCCGAGAGCCCGCAAGCCTTCATCGACACCGTCAAGCGCATTTCCATCACCTTCGGCGGCATCAACCTGGAAGACATCAAGGCACCTGAGTGCTTCGAGATCGAGCGCGCCCTGATCGAACAGTGCGACATTCCGGTATTCCACGATGACCAGCACGGCACCGCAATCGTGACTGCGGCCGGCATGATCAACGCCTTGGAAATCGCTGGCAAAACCCTGCCGGAAGCCAAGATCGTCTGCCTGGGCGCCGGCGCTGCGGCCATCTCCTGCATGAAGTTGCTGGTGAGCATGGGCGCCAAGATCGAAAACATCTTCATGGTCGACCGTACCGGCGTGATCCACTCCGGCCGTGACGATCTGAACCAGTACAAGGCTGTCTTCGCCCACGCGACCGACAAGCGCTCCCTGGCGGATGCGCTGGACGGTGCCGACGTGTTCGTCGGCCTGTCGGGCCCGAACCTGTTGAGCGCGGAAAACCTGCTGCGCATGGCGCCGAATCCGATCGTGTTCGCCTGCTCGAACCCGGACCCGGAAATCTCCCCGGAGCTGGCTCACGCGACCCGCAGCGACGTGATCATGGCCACCGGTCGTTCGGACTACCCGAACCAGGTCAACAACGTTCTGGGCTTCCCGTTCATCTTCCGTGGTGCCCTGGACGTTCGTGCCAAGCGCATCAACGAAGAAATGAAGGTCGCGGCCGCCAACGCCCTGCGCGAACTGGCCAAGCTGCCGGTGCCTCAGGAAGTGTGCGACGCCTACGGCGGCATCAAGCTGGAATTCGGTCGTGAGTACATCATCCCGAAACCAATGGATGCCCGCCTGATCACCCTGATCTCCGACGCCGTGGCCAAGGCCGCCATCGAGACGGGCGTAGCAACCCTGCCGTACCCGAAGAACTACCCGCTCAAGAGCGTGGATGACGTGTTCAACGGCTAA